Proteins co-encoded in one Parascardovia denticolens DSM 10105 = JCM 12538 genomic window:
- a CDS encoding alkaline phosphatase family protein, whose amino-acid sequence MPYDQARHLSAILPACASALGYDLPTPVHPLPRADQEALGIPDARSILVVLVDGLGFHNLDERKGHAPFLRSLLKQKVNSRPISTCLPSTTPVAMAAFGTGTAPGLTCMTAYKQLNAEVDLVCQLIQFINTPQPEDLQRIPTIFERLVSAGVRVSAPGMAKFQGSGLTRAALRGPDYIVGRTMADRVKAAILCSRQPGLTYFYIPDVDKAGHEYGVDSDQWVAALEKTDKALSLIRQNLPAGTVMVVTADHGMINSDPHSRIDIAQEPVLRKGIRLVAGEPRNRMLYVYGETRQEKDAQAEEVAARYRAFLGNLVQVFLKEEAIGRGFYGPPDLVTDRAREILGDVIVLAQGSTTLVDTRYETDQATRLPSVHGSNSQREEGIPFLLERI is encoded by the coding sequence ATGCCTTATGACCAAGCCCGACATTTATCCGCCATTCTTCCCGCCTGCGCCAGCGCTTTGGGGTACGATCTGCCGACCCCGGTGCACCCCCTCCCTCGGGCGGACCAGGAGGCTTTGGGGATTCCGGACGCCCGGTCCATCCTCGTGGTCCTCGTCGACGGCTTGGGTTTCCACAACTTGGATGAGCGCAAAGGGCACGCCCCTTTCCTGAGGTCTTTGCTCAAGCAGAAGGTCAATTCCCGGCCAATCAGCACCTGTCTGCCATCCACGACCCCGGTGGCCATGGCCGCTTTCGGCACAGGGACCGCCCCGGGCCTGACCTGTATGACCGCCTACAAACAGCTGAACGCCGAAGTAGATCTCGTCTGCCAGCTCATCCAGTTCATCAACACCCCCCAGCCGGAAGACCTCCAGCGGATTCCGACGATTTTCGAGCGGCTGGTCTCCGCAGGAGTCAGGGTCTCGGCCCCAGGAATGGCGAAATTCCAGGGGTCTGGCTTGACAAGGGCGGCTTTGCGCGGGCCGGACTACATCGTCGGCCGTACCATGGCGGACCGGGTCAAGGCCGCCATCCTCTGCTCCAGGCAGCCGGGGCTGACTTATTTCTATATTCCTGACGTCGACAAGGCCGGTCATGAATACGGGGTCGACAGTGATCAGTGGGTCGCCGCCTTGGAAAAGACGGACAAGGCCCTCTCCCTCATCAGGCAGAATCTCCCGGCTGGGACGGTCATGGTGGTGACGGCCGACCACGGCATGATCAATTCCGACCCCCATTCCCGGATTGACATCGCCCAGGAACCGGTCTTGCGCAAGGGGATTCGTCTGGTCGCCGGAGAGCCCCGCAACCGGATGCTCTACGTCTATGGCGAGACCCGGCAGGAGAAGGATGCGCAGGCCGAGGAGGTGGCCGCCCGCTATCGGGCTTTCCTCGGGAATCTGGTCCAGGTCTTCCTGAAAGAGGAGGCCATAGGCAGAGGTTTTTACGGCCCGCCGGATCTGGTGACGGACCGCGCCCGTGAAATCCTGGGTGATGTGATTGTTCTGGCCCAGGGGTCGACGACCCTCGTCGACACCCGTTACGAAACGGACCAGGCGACCAGGCTTCCTTCCGTGCACGGCTCCAACAGTCAGAGGGAGGAGGGAATCCCCTTCCTCTTGGAGAGGATTTAG
- the sepH gene encoding septation protein SepH has product MVDETRNQALFVKVDPSGDLIFEEKESHRQFAVRISDELEQGILAARQIMSDQQGPAHPHQFRTLPIREIQQLTREGRSPEEIRRDFDVDLALIRRFAQQVEQEKSYTIAQFLNSSFKTDKKQLVPPSVEDILTRSIENYGLDYEDVSWKATRVGRDPWHIMATVTSEDGRQATAEWTFNPRNNDIVCLNKTARKLFGLFGTDNSPVDHELFGLTVADDSSAPASSFSIKARGPLTPQWMNVEEEGKPSAGEEAGEKEEGEGAQKKEQGKAQARMDRDGSLASGFSGDDGDEGDSTTTNVQEEAGEAAQAGSSRDPKPSKSSKSVKPSLFDFAHKNRPINKDRPTEANLTADPASPSSDPSSSSPSTSGDSEQGQKPGSANEGGAKGKAAKTAKKQPARKTRSRSAIPQWDEILFGN; this is encoded by the coding sequence ATGGTTGATGAGACTAGGAATCAGGCTCTTTTCGTCAAGGTCGACCCTTCGGGGGACTTGATCTTCGAAGAGAAGGAGAGTCACCGTCAGTTCGCCGTGCGCATCAGCGACGAATTGGAACAGGGCATCCTGGCCGCCAGGCAGATCATGTCCGACCAGCAGGGGCCAGCCCACCCCCATCAGTTCCGCACCCTGCCCATCAGGGAAATCCAACAGCTGACCAGGGAAGGCAGAAGCCCGGAAGAGATCAGGCGCGATTTCGACGTCGACCTGGCCCTGATCCGTCGTTTCGCCCAGCAGGTAGAGCAGGAAAAGAGCTACACCATCGCGCAGTTCCTCAATTCCTCCTTCAAGACGGACAAGAAGCAGCTCGTTCCCCCCTCGGTGGAAGACATCCTCACCCGGTCCATCGAGAATTACGGATTGGATTATGAAGACGTTTCGTGGAAAGCGACCAGGGTCGGCCGCGATCCATGGCATATCATGGCGACCGTCACATCCGAGGACGGCCGGCAGGCGACCGCCGAATGGACTTTCAACCCCCGCAACAACGACATCGTCTGCCTCAACAAGACAGCCCGCAAGCTTTTCGGCCTTTTCGGCACCGATAATTCCCCTGTGGATCATGAGCTTTTCGGCCTGACCGTCGCCGATGATTCTTCGGCCCCAGCCTCCTCCTTCTCCATCAAGGCCCGCGGCCCTTTGACCCCCCAATGGATGAATGTGGAAGAGGAGGGGAAACCCTCGGCCGGGGAGGAAGCGGGAGAAAAGGAAGAAGGAGAAGGGGCGCAAAAAAAGGAACAAGGAAAGGCGCAAGCGAGGATGGACAGGGATGGATCCCTGGCTTCCGGCTTCTCCGGTGACGATGGCGACGAAGGCGACTCAACGACGACGAACGTTCAGGAAGAGGCGGGCGAGGCGGCGCAAGCAGGGTCAAGCAGGGATCCGAAACCGTCCAAGTCTTCCAAATCCGTCAAGCCTTCCCTCTTCGACTTCGCCCATAAGAACCGGCCGATCAACAAAGACAGGCCTACGGAGGCTAATCTGACCGCTGACCCTGCTTCTCCTTCATCCGATCCCTCCTCTTCATCCCCGTCAACCTCCGGCGATTCCGAGCAGGGTCAAAAGCCTGGTTCAGCGAATGAGGGTGGCGCCAAGGGGAAAGCGGCGAAGACGGCGAAAAAACAACCGGCCCGCAAGACCCGCAGCCGGTCGGCCATCCCTCAATGGGATGAGATCCTCTTCGGCAACTGA
- a CDS encoding DUF4193 domain-containing protein — translation MAQDYDAPRSKDEDEESLEALSNSARQEQAADLDDDENAIAEDYELPGADLSNEDSSVTVIPQQGDEFVCSECFLVYNRRLLDHYENGKPVCKDCAA, via the coding sequence ATGGCACAAGACTACGATGCGCCTCGCTCCAAAGATGAAGACGAAGAGTCGTTGGAAGCTCTCTCCAATAGCGCCCGACAGGAACAAGCCGCGGACTTGGATGACGATGAAAACGCCATTGCCGAGGACTATGAACTCCCCGGCGCCGATCTGAGCAACGAGGACTCGTCCGTCACCGTCATCCCTCAGCAAGGCGACGAATTCGTCTGTTCCGAATGCTTCCTGGTCTATAATCGTCGACTGCTCGACCATTACGAGAACGGCAAGCCGGTCTGCAAGGATTGCGCCGCCTGA
- the dut gene encoding dUTP diphosphatase, whose product MPGDQTYEGAEKLDVLITYLDPKVREAGLNYAHEGDAGCDLRCRLDFDLAPFERALVPTGISLALPEGYVALVHPRSGLAVKKGITVLNAPGTIDAGYRGEIKVPLINLNSHETVHFDAGDRIAQMVIQRYVQATFVEANALPESQRADRGFGSSGIKG is encoded by the coding sequence ATGCCTGGCGACCAGACTTACGAAGGAGCGGAGAAGCTGGACGTCCTGATTACTTATCTGGACCCTAAAGTGAGGGAAGCGGGATTGAATTACGCCCATGAGGGCGACGCCGGCTGCGATTTGCGCTGCAGGTTGGATTTCGATTTGGCCCCCTTCGAACGGGCCTTGGTCCCCACCGGGATTTCCCTCGCCCTGCCTGAAGGATACGTCGCTTTGGTCCATCCCCGGTCCGGATTGGCCGTGAAGAAAGGGATCACCGTCCTCAACGCCCCCGGTACCATCGACGCTGGTTACCGCGGGGAGATCAAAGTCCCGCTCATCAACCTGAATTCGCACGAAACCGTGCATTTCGACGCAGGGGACAGAATCGCCCAGATGGTCATCCAACGTTACGTTCAAGCGACCTTCGTGGAAGCCAATGCTTTGCCGGAGTCCCAAAGGGCCGACCGGGGATTCGGGTCCAGCGGAATCAAAGGGTAG
- a CDS encoding RelA/SpoT family protein, whose protein sequence is MSESRLELSDEDSLARQLGAEVSTDPTNPLLPIWQSVHYHYPQADLSVLARAYSRAVTQHAHQQRRSGEPYIIHPIAVAQILADLGMSPKVVAAGLLHDTVEDTDYTLDQCREEFGDTITGLVDGVTKLTKMDFGDHAQAETIRKMVIAMSRDVRVLVVKLADRVHNARTWRYVKVSNARKKAQETLDVYSPLANRLGMNAIKTELEELSFKALHPKIYHEIVLLVQKRAGKREVYLKQILDEIGDDLKGMGIKAYVTGRPKDYYSIYQKMVVRGHDFESIYDLTGVRIIVDSIQDCYAALGAVHARWKPMPGRFKDYIAMPKLNMYQSLHTTVVGPGGKPVEIQIRTWDMHRRAEFGIAAHWKYKANGQAGNALSTPDRSDKEREKELQAQTPTLPTAEEPQEISQADNLKWIQQLADWTSNTPDSDEFLGTLKDDLGAGEIYVFTPKGRVITIPQGGTPVDFAYSVHTEVGHKTMGARVNGRLVPLDTQLETGDTVEILTSRNNAQGPSRDWLNFVKSPRARNKIRQWFSKERRSEMVEEGRSELIRSMRKRNLPVQVLTTNEALLGAAQDLNLPNVDVLFAALGEGQISAQNVITHLVKDVGESEVEEDIEQVILPSRPVKRHRSTGAADVSVKGVDGIWVKLAKCCTPVPGDAIVGFITRGDGVSVHREDCVNAQHLQDTHPERMVKVSWNASTGTFLVKIQIEALDRGHLLTEITKVLSDMGVNIISGNVSSGEDRVAICQFTFEMASPNHFGKLLSELRKVEGVFDVYRVTDNKGSKHPRMRN, encoded by the coding sequence ATGAGTGAATCTCGACTTGAACTCAGCGATGAGGACTCCCTTGCCCGCCAGCTGGGCGCTGAGGTCTCCACTGATCCCACGAACCCCCTTCTGCCCATCTGGCAGTCGGTCCATTACCACTACCCGCAGGCCGACCTGTCCGTTCTCGCCCGGGCCTACTCCAGGGCCGTGACCCAGCACGCCCATCAACAGAGGCGGTCGGGGGAGCCTTACATCATCCATCCCATCGCCGTGGCCCAGATTCTGGCCGACCTGGGCATGAGCCCCAAGGTGGTCGCCGCCGGTCTTCTTCACGATACGGTGGAAGACACGGACTACACCTTGGACCAATGTCGGGAGGAGTTCGGGGACACCATCACCGGTCTGGTCGACGGGGTGACCAAGCTGACAAAGATGGATTTCGGGGACCACGCCCAGGCGGAGACCATCCGCAAGATGGTCATCGCCATGAGCCGGGATGTGCGCGTCCTGGTGGTCAAGCTGGCTGACCGGGTCCATAATGCCCGGACCTGGCGCTACGTCAAGGTATCCAACGCCCGGAAAAAGGCTCAGGAGACCTTGGACGTCTATTCCCCTCTGGCCAACCGCCTGGGCATGAACGCCATCAAAACCGAGCTGGAAGAGCTGTCCTTCAAAGCCCTGCACCCCAAGATCTATCATGAGATTGTCCTGCTGGTACAAAAGCGGGCCGGCAAACGCGAGGTCTACCTCAAACAGATCCTGGACGAGATCGGCGATGATTTGAAAGGGATGGGGATCAAGGCTTACGTGACCGGCCGTCCCAAGGATTACTACAGCATCTACCAGAAGATGGTGGTCCGTGGGCATGATTTCGAAAGCATCTACGACCTGACCGGGGTCCGGATCATCGTGGATTCCATCCAGGATTGCTATGCGGCCCTGGGGGCCGTGCACGCCCGCTGGAAGCCCATGCCTGGCCGTTTCAAAGACTACATAGCCATGCCCAAGCTGAATATGTACCAGTCCCTCCATACCACCGTCGTCGGTCCTGGCGGCAAACCGGTGGAAATCCAGATCCGGACCTGGGACATGCATCGCAGGGCCGAATTCGGCATCGCCGCCCACTGGAAATACAAGGCCAACGGACAGGCGGGCAACGCTTTGTCCACTCCTGACCGATCCGACAAGGAAAGGGAGAAGGAGCTGCAGGCCCAGACCCCGACCCTTCCGACCGCCGAAGAGCCGCAGGAGATCAGCCAGGCTGACAACCTCAAGTGGATTCAGCAGTTGGCCGATTGGACCAGCAACACTCCGGATTCGGATGAATTCCTGGGTACCCTCAAAGACGATCTCGGGGCGGGGGAGATTTACGTCTTCACCCCCAAAGGCCGGGTCATCACCATTCCGCAGGGAGGGACCCCGGTTGACTTCGCCTACTCCGTCCATACCGAAGTGGGGCACAAGACCATGGGAGCCAGGGTCAACGGCCGTCTTGTCCCTCTGGACACCCAGTTGGAGACCGGCGACACGGTGGAGATCCTCACTTCCCGCAACAACGCCCAAGGTCCTTCGCGCGACTGGCTGAATTTCGTCAAGAGCCCCCGCGCCCGCAACAAGATCCGTCAATGGTTCTCCAAGGAACGGCGCAGCGAGATGGTCGAAGAAGGCCGCAGCGAGCTCATCCGCTCCATGCGCAAGCGGAACCTGCCCGTCCAGGTGCTCACCACCAACGAAGCCCTCTTGGGCGCGGCCCAGGACCTGAACCTGCCCAACGTGGACGTCCTCTTCGCCGCCTTGGGGGAGGGGCAGATCTCCGCCCAGAACGTCATCACCCACTTGGTCAAAGACGTGGGCGAGTCCGAAGTGGAGGAGGACATCGAGCAGGTGATCCTGCCTTCCCGCCCAGTCAAGCGCCACCGGTCCACCGGGGCGGCCGACGTGTCCGTCAAGGGGGTGGACGGAATCTGGGTCAAACTGGCCAAATGCTGCACCCCGGTCCCTGGCGACGCCATCGTCGGCTTCATCACGCGCGGGGACGGCGTCTCCGTCCATCGGGAGGACTGCGTCAACGCCCAGCATTTGCAGGATACCCATCCGGAGCGCATGGTCAAAGTCTCCTGGAACGCCTCCACGGGGACCTTCCTGGTGAAAATCCAAATCGAGGCCCTGGACCGCGGCCATCTTCTGACCGAGATCACCAAGGTCCTGTCCGACATGGGGGTCAACATCATCTCCGGCAACGTTTCATCCGGCGAGGATAGGGTGGCCATCTGCCAGTTCACCTTCGAGATGGCTTCGCCCAACCATTTCGGCAAGCTTCTGTCCGAGTTGCGCAAGGTGGAAGGCGTTTTCGACGTCTACCGGGTGACGGACAACAAGGGGTCCAAACATCCTCGGATGAGGAACTGA
- a CDS encoding DUF349 domain-containing protein has protein sequence MTDETVTPSVSEPEESKPAAPAEAAPAPAPAPKPAKPVIPSPKAFAGKTQQQSAVATYNEADLEAAMKFGRVTDDSTVFVKEGDEEHKVGQMAQEEPDKALRFFARRYLDLKAKFDRFAKRLEGSHIRSREIDSTLNELEEDIKKADVVGDIAALKSRLEELKTEGASKKEELAAARKEAMAKAAAEREKIVVEAEQLAASLGDSTNWRQTGDKFQALFNKWQEHQKHSIHLEKSQADALWKRFSAARSSFNSARRAWIQQRDSQRSEARKAKEKIIAAAESIQDSTDWAATSRRFNELMDEWKAAGRVGRHEEDDALWKRFRAAADVFFNARQADRDKLNEGETENLKKKEALLEKAKALLPVKDVKEAKQTRQSLAKIQDEWDQIGYVPRADVHRLESALDDVDKQIKAVEETQWTNSDPETDARKSDFELQLNAQLEELDRKIASETDPAKKQELKAEKAAKEAWLKAIK, from the coding sequence ATGACCGACGAAACTGTGACCCCATCCGTCTCCGAACCCGAGGAAAGCAAGCCCGCCGCCCCGGCGGAGGCAGCGCCTGCCCCTGCTCCCGCTCCTAAGCCGGCCAAGCCCGTCATCCCCTCCCCCAAAGCTTTCGCTGGCAAGACCCAACAACAGAGCGCAGTAGCCACCTATAACGAAGCCGATTTGGAAGCGGCCATGAAGTTCGGCCGCGTCACCGACGACAGCACCGTCTTCGTCAAAGAAGGCGACGAGGAGCACAAAGTCGGCCAAATGGCCCAGGAGGAACCGGATAAGGCCTTGCGCTTCTTCGCCCGTCGTTATCTGGACCTCAAAGCCAAGTTCGACCGCTTCGCCAAGCGTTTGGAAGGCAGCCACATCCGTTCCCGCGAGATCGATTCCACCCTGAACGAGCTGGAAGAGGACATCAAGAAAGCCGATGTGGTCGGCGACATCGCGGCGCTGAAATCCCGATTGGAAGAGCTCAAGACCGAAGGCGCCTCCAAGAAGGAGGAATTGGCCGCGGCCCGTAAGGAAGCCATGGCCAAGGCGGCCGCGGAACGAGAGAAAATCGTGGTCGAAGCCGAGCAACTGGCCGCCAGCCTAGGTGACAGCACCAACTGGCGTCAGACCGGCGACAAGTTCCAGGCCCTTTTCAACAAATGGCAGGAACATCAGAAGCATTCCATCCACTTGGAGAAGTCCCAGGCCGACGCCCTGTGGAAACGTTTCTCAGCCGCCCGTTCCTCCTTCAACAGCGCCCGCCGGGCCTGGATCCAGCAGCGCGACAGCCAGCGTTCCGAAGCCCGCAAAGCCAAGGAGAAGATCATCGCCGCGGCCGAAAGCATCCAGGATTCCACCGACTGGGCCGCGACCTCCCGCAGGTTCAACGAACTCATGGACGAATGGAAGGCCGCTGGTCGCGTGGGCCGCCACGAGGAGGACGACGCCCTGTGGAAGCGTTTCCGCGCCGCGGCCGATGTCTTCTTCAACGCCCGCCAAGCAGACCGTGACAAACTGAACGAAGGCGAGACGGAAAATCTCAAAAAGAAGGAGGCCCTCTTGGAGAAGGCCAAGGCCCTTCTTCCGGTCAAAGACGTGAAAGAAGCCAAGCAGACCCGTCAGAGCTTGGCCAAGATCCAGGATGAATGGGATCAGATCGGCTATGTGCCGCGAGCCGACGTGCACCGTCTGGAATCCGCCTTGGATGACGTGGACAAGCAGATCAAGGCGGTCGAGGAAACCCAGTGGACCAATTCCGACCCCGAGACCGACGCCCGTAAGTCCGATTTCGAACTCCAGCTCAACGCCCAATTGGAAGAGTTGGATCGGAAGATCGCCTCCGAGACCGACCCTGCCAAGAAGCAGGAGCTGAAAGCGGAGAAGGCCGCTAAAGAGGCCTGGCTCAAGGCGATCAAGTAA
- the hisS gene encoding histidine--tRNA ligase: MAKKGASISGFPEWLPQERAIEQQVIDTLREVFELHGFLGIETAAVEMGSSLLKKGETSKEIYLLSRLREFGQDDETPVEEHLGLHFDLTVPLSRYVVENSGAVTFPFKRWQIQKVWRGERPQEGRYREFTQADIDIVGNGSLPEHYEVDAPLVMVEALERLRPFGLPKATVHANNRKLSEGFYRGVGVTDIESVLREVDKLDKISAAEVAQLLQDEAGCSPEQAAACLELAEVTATDSSHLRAAFDQLCEKHGIDKESEAYPLAQQGVETLAMIIDEAARIRPGSVMADLRIARGLDYYTGSVYETFLDGAEKLGSICSGGRYDNLVSQGSRKYPGVGLSIGVTRLISYILHTVQATTSRISPAAVMVAVWNEDERQTSDHIAAQLRQRGIACDVAPTAAKIGKQIKYADHLGIPYVWFPPQAGDPAAEVKPTGHQVKNIISGDQVDADPASWTPAPEYARRAVVVK, from the coding sequence ATGGCTAAAAAAGGTGCATCTATCTCAGGTTTCCCCGAATGGCTCCCGCAGGAAAGGGCCATCGAGCAGCAAGTCATCGATACTTTGCGAGAGGTCTTCGAGCTTCACGGTTTCCTGGGAATCGAGACGGCGGCGGTGGAGATGGGGTCCAGCTTGCTGAAAAAAGGCGAAACTTCAAAGGAAATCTACCTTCTCTCCCGGCTGCGGGAATTCGGACAGGACGATGAGACTCCGGTGGAGGAGCACCTGGGCCTGCATTTCGATTTGACCGTCCCCCTGTCTCGCTATGTGGTCGAAAACTCCGGCGCTGTCACTTTCCCCTTCAAACGGTGGCAGATCCAGAAGGTGTGGAGAGGGGAGCGGCCGCAGGAAGGCCGTTACCGGGAGTTTACCCAGGCCGACATAGACATCGTGGGCAACGGCAGTCTGCCCGAGCATTATGAGGTGGACGCTCCTTTGGTCATGGTCGAGGCCTTGGAGAGGCTCCGGCCCTTCGGCCTGCCCAAGGCCACCGTCCACGCCAACAACCGCAAGCTGTCCGAAGGCTTTTATCGGGGAGTGGGCGTGACCGACATTGAAAGCGTGCTGCGGGAAGTGGACAAGTTGGACAAGATCTCCGCCGCTGAAGTGGCCCAGCTCCTGCAAGACGAGGCCGGCTGCAGCCCGGAACAAGCGGCCGCCTGCCTGGAATTGGCGGAAGTGACCGCCACTGATAGCTCCCACTTGCGGGCCGCCTTCGATCAACTCTGTGAAAAACATGGGATCGATAAGGAATCCGAGGCTTATCCCTTGGCTCAACAGGGTGTGGAGACCCTGGCCATGATCATCGACGAGGCCGCCCGCATCCGTCCCGGCTCCGTCATGGCCGACTTGCGCATCGCCCGCGGCCTGGATTATTACACTGGCTCCGTTTACGAGACCTTCCTCGATGGGGCCGAAAAGCTGGGGTCCATTTGTTCTGGTGGCCGCTATGACAACCTGGTCTCCCAAGGCAGCCGCAAGTATCCGGGTGTGGGCCTATCCATTGGCGTGACTCGGCTGATTTCCTACATCTTGCATACGGTCCAGGCGACGACTTCCCGGATTTCCCCTGCGGCTGTCATGGTGGCCGTCTGGAACGAGGACGAGAGGCAGACCTCCGACCACATCGCCGCTCAGCTGCGTCAGCGGGGGATCGCCTGCGACGTGGCCCCGACCGCTGCCAAGATCGGCAAACAGATCAAATACGCCGACCATCTGGGCATTCCTTATGTCTGGTTCCCGCCTCAAGCCGGTGACCCAGCCGCTGAGGTCAAGCCGACCGGTCACCAGGTGAAGAACATCATCTCCGGAGACCAGGTGGACGCGGATCCCGCTTCCTGGACCCCGGCTCCCGAATACGCCCGGCGCGCGGTTGTAGTGAAGTAG